In Anaerolineales bacterium, one DNA window encodes the following:
- a CDS encoding VOC family protein, which yields MNKPNQSITGIAEIALRVHDLDLMRRFYEQVIGLEVLREIKDSNGTIIFYAVGAGNDHMALFEEKWMDWFTRDKSPQIDPKLTTLSHFAIIQVYLD from the coding sequence ATGAACAAGCCTAACCAATCGATTACAGGAATTGCTGAAATAGCGTTACGTGTCCACGACCTCGATCTGATGAGAAGATTTTACGAACAAGTGATAGGTCTTGAAGTTCTACGAGAAATCAAAGATAGCAATGGCACAATTATATTTTATGCCGTCGGGGCAGGGAATGACCACATGGCGCTGTTTGAAGAGAAATGGATGGATTGGTTCACGAGAGATAAATCTCCTCAAATCGACCCGAAGCTGACTACCCTTTCTCATTTTGCAATTATTCAGGTTTACTTAGATTGA
- a CDS encoding winged helix-turn-helix domain-containing protein — protein sequence MEERRLEGGRLLKAGKMSKAEISRHLGVSRATVGQWARIIETKGMRGLQKRKAAGSEPKLSNPQKQSLKRKLERGALANGYPTDRWTLDRVQKLIKREFDVTYHPNYLNRLLRKLGFSPQKPMPQAIEQEKELVEAWLLGDWPRIKKVTSSQSKNRILG from the coding sequence ATGGAAGAAAGACGGCTTGAAGGTGGACGGCTGTTGAAAGCTGGAAAAATGTCAAAAGCCGAAATCTCAAGACACCTCGGAGTAAGCCGGGCCACGGTCGGCCAATGGGCCAGAATCATAGAAACAAAAGGTATGCGCGGACTCCAAAAAAGAAAAGCGGCTGGTAGCGAGCCGAAGTTGAGTAATCCACAAAAGCAAAGCTTAAAGAGGAAGCTGGAACGAGGGGCTTTGGCGAATGGATATCCAACTGATCGCTGGACATTGGACCGTGTCCAAAAATTGATCAAAAGAGAATTTGATGTCACTTATCATCCGAATTACCTCAATCGATTGTTGCGCAAACTAGGTTTCAGTCCACAAAAGCCAATGCCACAGGCTATTGAACAGGAAAAAGAGTTAGTGGAAGCTTGGTTGCTAGGAGATTGGCCAAGGATAAAAAAAGTCACATCGTCTCAAAGCAAAAATCGTATTTTGGGATGA
- a CDS encoding transposase, whose protein sequence is MATTWARTGKRPVFRRVTKDRRALSTAVALTLTGKIYKKCFEGSIKSDNLIEALEHLRRQVPGKIILIWDRARIHLSKLTKAYLCQHPEIMIEELPAYAPQLNPEEYCHGNVKQHLRNARPTSKEEIRSMLDRGFARLRRRPDLLLGFFHAAGLSVRQLQLT, encoded by the coding sequence TTGGCTACGACGTGGGCTCGGACTGGCAAGAGACCCGTTTTTCGACGGGTAACCAAAGATCGTCGAGCGCTATCGACAGCCGTAGCGCTGACACTTACAGGCAAGATCTACAAGAAATGTTTTGAAGGTTCGATAAAAAGCGATAACTTGATTGAGGCACTTGAACACCTCCGTAGGCAGGTACCTGGAAAAATCATCTTGATCTGGGATCGAGCCCGTATTCATCTTAGCAAGCTCACCAAAGCTTATCTCTGCCAGCATCCTGAGATCATGATTGAAGAGTTACCTGCTTACGCTCCACAGCTCAATCCGGAAGAGTATTGTCACGGAAATGTTAAACAACATCTCAGAAATGCTCGTCCAACTTCTAAAGAGGAGATTCGCTCAATGCTTGATCGTGGTTTTGCTCGCTTGCGTCGTCGACCAGACTTACTTCTTGGCTTCTTTCATGCCGCCGGTCTTTCTGTTAGGCAACTTCAGTTAACCTGA
- a CDS encoding sigma-70 family RNA polymerase sigma factor → MRYNHTMPRDNQTWLHDLRSPDARDSALTDLHGILERVLPRALSRWLSPDSGHFDSFLEDVIQENLLRVMDKLDLFEGRSQFITWVYKIATRIALNELRHRRWKEVSLDGLESSDDPSEIPSERFASDDPHPESALERKDAVTLVETILAEELTPRQRAVMTAIGIKSVPMDEVARRMGTNRNAIYKMMHDARLRLKRRLKREGFEPEELLNLFGK, encoded by the coding sequence ATGCGCTATAATCACACCATGCCGCGCGACAACCAGACTTGGCTCCACGACTTGCGCTCGCCCGATGCCCGCGACTCCGCTCTTACAGACCTGCACGGAATCCTGGAGCGCGTCCTGCCACGGGCGTTATCCCGCTGGCTTTCCCCCGACTCTGGTCATTTCGATTCGTTCCTTGAAGACGTCATTCAAGAAAACCTCCTGCGCGTGATGGACAAACTTGACTTGTTCGAGGGACGCAGTCAATTTATCACATGGGTTTACAAGATCGCCACCCGCATTGCGCTCAATGAACTCCGTCACCGCCGATGGAAGGAAGTCTCGCTCGACGGGTTGGAATCCAGCGACGACCCGAGCGAAATCCCTTCTGAACGGTTCGCGTCGGATGATCCGCACCCCGAATCCGCGTTAGAGCGCAAGGACGCCGTCACTCTCGTGGAAACGATCCTTGCCGAAGAACTCACCCCGCGCCAGCGCGCCGTGATGACCGCCATCGGCATCAAAAGCGTGCCAATGGATGAAGTCGCCCGCCGCATGGGAACGAACCGCAATGCCATCTATAAAATGATGCACGATGCGCGGCTTCGCCTAAAACGACGGCTTAAACGGGAAGGCTTTGAACCCGAAGAGTTGTTGAACCTGTTTGGTAAGTAA
- a CDS encoding NAD(P)/FAD-dependent oxidoreductase: MKYDVAIIGSGIGGSTLASVLARKGLKVIVFEGGTHPRFTIGESMILETSEAMRALAEFYDVPELAYYSSENYYQNIGTQHGVKRHFSFVHHTAGQHVNVEKSLQAVIPRLPYGHEIHITRQDSDYFLTSVAISYGATISQGTFIKDIDVKSDGVEIITTKDVVYESEYVIDAGGMKSILAQKAGWRHRESMSHSRTIFTHMIDVPCFNNAGPSQEEFHHPYRLSEGTLHHVFKGGWLWVIPFNNHTGSTNPLCSVGLQLDPRLYPQRDDLTPEQEFREFIKQFPDIEAQLKDARAVRDFMRIDRLQYSAHHIVGDRFALLAHAAGFIDPLYSKGLYVTHASIFLMAHLLLKAKQTGDYSANAFADLETMTLGYINMHDRLVASSFKSWSNYKLWRVYSVVWLQGAYLEYLRLIMNRFRANDDREKYLELMKPHRLAGGGFSKFFEIQEQIDALMDKVNPEDEADVDRTVAEIRRLFDGFPWMPTTIRALLHGKNHLPDNKLRLNLLNRKVGFMGSGIYRDHFFGDESMLNLLILAAKDEMKYSKRGIRKQRKTRARLSWQIK; the protein is encoded by the coding sequence ATGAAATATGACGTGGCGATCATTGGTTCGGGCATTGGCGGTTCGACATTGGCAAGCGTTCTGGCGCGGAAGGGATTGAAGGTGATCGTGTTCGAAGGCGGGACGCACCCGCGCTTTACGATCGGCGAGTCGATGATCCTTGAAACGTCGGAGGCGATGCGGGCGCTGGCGGAGTTTTACGATGTGCCCGAGTTGGCGTATTACAGTTCGGAAAATTATTATCAGAACATCGGCACGCAGCATGGCGTGAAGCGGCATTTTAGTTTCGTGCATCACACCGCGGGACAGCATGTGAATGTGGAAAAAAGTTTGCAGGCGGTGATTCCGCGTTTGCCGTATGGGCATGAGATTCACATCACGCGCCAGGACTCGGATTATTTTTTGACATCGGTGGCGATTTCATACGGCGCGACGATCTCGCAGGGTACGTTCATCAAGGATATTGACGTGAAATCTGATGGCGTGGAAATTATCACCACAAAAGATGTAGTGTACGAATCGGAATATGTGATCGACGCGGGCGGAATGAAATCCATCCTTGCGCAGAAGGCAGGCTGGCGCCATCGTGAAAGCATGTCTCATTCACGCACGATCTTTACGCACATGATCGATGTGCCCTGCTTCAACAATGCGGGACCGTCGCAAGAAGAGTTTCATCATCCGTATCGTTTATCGGAAGGGACGCTGCATCACGTCTTCAAAGGTGGCTGGCTGTGGGTGATTCCGTTCAATAATCACACAGGCTCGACGAATCCGTTATGCAGTGTGGGCTTGCAACTCGACCCCAGGTTGTATCCCCAGCGGGATGATTTGACACCCGAACAGGAATTCCGCGAGTTCATCAAGCAGTTTCCCGATATCGAAGCGCAATTGAAAGACGCCCGCGCCGTGCGCGACTTCATGCGCATTGACCGCTTGCAGTATTCCGCACATCACATCGTTGGTGACCGCTTTGCCCTGCTCGCTCACGCGGCGGGCTTCATTGACCCGTTGTACTCCAAAGGTTTGTACGTCACCCATGCCAGCATTTTCCTGATGGCTCATTTGTTGTTGAAGGCAAAACAAACGGGCGATTATTCTGCCAATGCCTTTGCCGACCTTGAAACGATGACGCTTGGGTACATCAACATGCACGACAGGCTGGTGGCAAGTTCGTTCAAATCTTGGAGTAATTACAAACTTTGGCGGGTCTATTCCGTCGTCTGGCTGCAAGGCGCGTATCTCGAATATCTGCGTCTTATCATGAACCGCTTCCGCGCCAACGACGACCGCGAAAAATATCTTGAGTTGATGAAACCACATCGTTTGGCAGGCGGCGGCTTTAGCAAGTTCTTTGAAATCCAGGAACAGATCGACGCGCTGATGGACAAGGTCAACCCCGAAGATGAAGCGGACGTAGATCGCACCGTTGCAGAAATCCGCCGCCTCTTCGACGGCTTCCCGTGGATGCCCACCACCATCCGCGCATTGCTGCACGGCAAGAATCATCTGCCCGATAACAAACTGCGCCTCAATCTACTCAATCGCAAAGTCGGCTTCATGGGCAGTGGTATTTACCGCGATCACTTCTTCGGTGACGAGTCCATGCTCAACCTGCTGATCCTTGCCGCGAAGGATGAAATGAAATATTCAAAGCGCGGCATCCGCAAACAACGCAAGACCCGTGCGCGGCTTTCGTGGCAGATCAAGTAA
- a CDS encoding CDP-alcohol phosphatidyltransferase family protein: protein MFDTPLRKVKDRVGAPLARRLSRVPPIVISLVALVVALLAAWSAYRQLYPAAFALWILNRALDGLDGLIARMHNKQSDFGGYVDILTDFVAYAALPIGLVAGSPSSERYLALAFMLASFYINTASWMYLAAILEKRAMHGDDTQTTIVMPAGLIGGFETIIAFGVFTLFPAYLTTLYSIFAILVFITIAQRLIWAKRILT from the coding sequence ATGTTCGACACGCCCCTTCGCAAGGTCAAAGATCGGGTTGGCGCTCCGCTCGCCCGACGTCTGAGCCGTGTGCCTCCCATTGTCATTTCGCTCGTCGCACTCGTCGTCGCACTGCTTGCCGCGTGGTCAGCCTATCGTCAACTCTATCCCGCCGCGTTTGCTTTGTGGATTCTCAACCGCGCCCTCGACGGACTCGACGGCTTGATCGCTCGCATGCACAACAAGCAATCGGACTTCGGCGGATACGTGGACATCCTGACCGATTTCGTCGCCTACGCCGCGCTTCCCATCGGACTGGTGGCGGGTTCGCCTTCGAGTGAGCGTTACCTTGCCCTGGCTTTCATGCTCGCGTCCTTTTACATCAACACCGCCTCATGGATGTACCTCGCCGCCATTCTCGAAAAACGCGCCATGCACGGCGACGATACACAAACGACCATCGTTATGCCCGCAGGTCTCATCGGCGGATTTGAAACCATCATCGCCTTCGGAGTCTTCACCCTCTTTCCTGCCTATCTCACCACGCTCTACTCCATCTTCGCCATACTCGTCTTCATCACCATCGCTCAAAGACTTATTTGGGCAAAACGAATCCTAACCTGA
- a CDS encoding redoxin domain-containing protein, giving the protein MPCREHVAQLCDRQVEFAELNTRVFVISFGTLPAMQQWLKETCGNFTVLLDRERNVYNDYGLERSKLRSRSPRTIWLYFTRWLQGQRFHDSHGDDTSQLGGDFIVDMNGNLRFVYPSHDPADRPSVEKLLKTLEKISHERPRTTDNRS; this is encoded by the coding sequence ATTCCCTGCCGTGAGCATGTCGCACAGTTGTGCGACCGTCAAGTCGAATTTGCGGAACTCAACACCCGCGTTTTTGTCATTTCCTTTGGCACCCTCCCAGCCATGCAACAATGGCTCAAAGAAACCTGCGGCAATTTCACCGTCCTGCTCGACCGTGAGCGAAACGTCTACAACGACTACGGACTCGAACGCTCAAAACTGCGCTCGCGCAGTCCGCGCACAATATGGCTATACTTCACCCGCTGGCTGCAGGGACAAAGATTCCACGACTCGCACGGCGACGACACATCTCAACTTGGTGGCGACTTCATCGTGGACATGAATGGCAACCTGCGCTTCGTCTATCCCAGCCACGACCCCGCCGACAGACCGTCGGTGGAAAAACTCTTGAAAACGCTGGAAAAAATCTCACACGAAAGACCGCGGACGACGGACAATAGATCATAA
- a CDS encoding metal-dependent hydrolase produces the protein MNTIPSHLVINAAIEKKFGEKFKLARSAFLWGSVLPDLPFGLLSWGTLLYYRFILQQDTSSVMENVIHPAYFNNPFWIAGHNFLHSPTVLIIYAILLWRFVDKVGTRGHWWLSFVFGCMVHSVIDILTHYNDGPVLLFPFDWHTRFYSPVSYWDTAHHASQFFWVELGINILLLGYLFLPKLIQRLKRPRTINH, from the coding sequence ATGAACACCATCCCCTCCCACCTCGTCATCAACGCCGCCATCGAAAAGAAATTTGGCGAAAAATTCAAACTTGCCAGGTCTGCGTTTTTGTGGGGATCGGTCCTGCCTGACCTGCCGTTTGGTTTGCTTTCGTGGGGAACGCTTTTGTACTATCGCTTCATTCTTCAGCAGGATACCAGCAGTGTGATGGAGAACGTCATCCACCCTGCCTATTTCAACAACCCATTTTGGATCGCGGGACACAACTTCCTACACTCGCCCACGGTGCTCATCATCTACGCCATCCTACTCTGGCGCTTCGTGGACAAGGTCGGCACGCGCGGACATTGGTGGCTTTCCTTCGTCTTCGGCTGCATGGTTCACTCCGTCATCGACATCCTCACCCACTACAACGACGGTCCCGTGCTCCTCTTCCCTTTCGATTGGCACACGCGCTTCTACAGCCCCGTCAGTTACTGGGACACGGCGCACCACGCGAGTCAATTCTTCTGGGTGGAGTTGGGGATCAATATCCTGCTGTTGGGATATTTATTTTTGCCGAAGTTGATCCAAAGACTCAAGCGACCGCGGACGATTAACCACTGA
- a CDS encoding ABC transporter ATP-binding protein, with protein MTHITITSLHKTYPNASAPVLKDFSLSVNDGEMVALLGPSGTGKSTLLKLIAGIERPDGGDILFDGESILKTEPNKRGAVLMFQKSYLFPFFNVEENIGFGLKMQGVSAGGIHGEVKRMLDLIGLPGIEKRNVGQLSGGEGQRVALARALVTNPKLLMLDEPLSSLDTSVRMNLQAAIREIQRELGITTIFVTHDLSEAMAMSDRMAILLDGEVTAYDKPNVLFHRPPCVRSAKFVGVDLFLEGESGDGWLEAAEVGRVKLKDESKVGRSVFAIRPEHIRIQKEERGHSLKGVVQSCLFRGEALELQVRLGSVTTRVRLPMPAPMYAHGENVFVQLPADHLFEVAG; from the coding sequence ATGACCCACATTACTATCACCTCTCTCCACAAAACCTACCCCAACGCCTCTGCGCCTGTGTTGAAGGATTTTTCGCTTTCCGTCAACGACGGTGAAATGGTCGCCTTGTTGGGACCTTCTGGCACGGGCAAGTCCACGCTGCTGAAACTGATTGCGGGCATCGAACGACCCGATGGCGGCGACATTCTCTTCGATGGCGAGTCGATTCTGAAGACGGAGCCGAACAAGCGCGGGGCAGTGTTGATGTTCCAGAAGTCGTATCTTTTTCCGTTCTTCAATGTGGAAGAGAACATTGGCTTTGGGTTGAAGATGCAGGGTGTTTCAGCGGGCGGGATTCATGGGGAAGTGAAACGCATGTTGGATTTGATCGGCTTACCTGGGATAGAGAAGCGCAATGTGGGTCAGCTTTCGGGTGGAGAGGGTCAGCGGGTGGCGTTGGCGCGGGCGTTGGTGACTAATCCCAAATTGTTGATGCTGGATGAACCGCTCTCGAGTTTGGATACGTCAGTACGGATGAATTTGCAGGCGGCGATCCGTGAAATTCAGCGTGAGTTGGGCATTACGACGATCTTCGTCACGCATGATTTGAGCGAAGCCATGGCGATGTCTGACCGTATGGCGATTTTGTTGGATGGGGAAGTCACCGCATATGACAAGCCCAATGTGCTGTTTCATCGTCCGCCGTGCGTGCGGAGCGCAAAATTTGTCGGGGTGGATCTGTTCCTCGAAGGCGAATCAGGCGACGGGTGGCTGGAGGCGGCGGAGGTGGGCAGGGTGAAACTCAAGGATGAGTCAAAGGTCGGTCGAAGTGTGTTCGCCATCAGACCAGAACACATCCGCATTCAAAAAGAGGAAAGAGGACATTCTCTAAAGGGCGTGGTGCAGAGTTGTTTATTTCGCGGCGAGGCGTTAGAGCTTCAGGTGCGGCTGGGCAGTGTGACGACGCGCGTGCGCCTGCCGATGCCCGCGCCGATGTATGCGCACGGCGAAAATGTTTTTGTGCAGTTGCCTGCCGATCATTTGTTTGAGGTGGCGGGGTAG
- a CDS encoding ABC transporter permease, with amino-acid sequence MTSKHLTRFLLYLILIAPLLLFIAYGFSTRWFFPAPFPTEWTTSTYDRALNDSRTLTGLRDGLTIAIIVSVLSLLFAFPAARVMGLRQFKGRQLAWLLFFLPTVVPPLAIGMGLNILFLQLGLAGTIFGVVLAHLIPTLPYTIFTLSSAFARYDENFEHQALALGASPLQIFFNVTLRMMTPSLVVATLFAFLISWSQYLLTLLIGGGKIITLPILLFAAASGGNPSTIGIQSLLFVLPPVLVIAFTARELMRHGNEIREQY; translated from the coding sequence ATGACCTCGAAACACCTCACCCGATTCCTTCTCTACCTCATCCTCATCGCGCCTCTCCTCCTCTTCATCGCCTATGGATTCTCCACCCGTTGGTTCTTCCCTGCACCCTTTCCCACCGAGTGGACAACCTCCACTTATGACCGCGCCTTGAACGACTCGCGCACGTTGACAGGTCTGCGTGATGGGTTGACGATCGCAATTATTGTTTCTGTGCTTTCCTTATTGTTTGCCTTTCCCGCCGCCCGTGTGATGGGATTGCGTCAATTCAAAGGCAGGCAGTTGGCTTGGCTGTTGTTCTTCCTGCCGACGGTCGTCCCGCCGCTGGCAATCGGCATGGGACTCAACATCCTCTTCCTGCAACTCGGCTTGGCAGGGACGATCTTCGGCGTGGTGCTGGCGCATTTGATTCCGACATTGCCGTACACCATCTTCACCCTTTCCAGCGCCTTTGCCCGTTACGACGAGAACTTTGAACATCAAGCCCTGGCGCTTGGCGCAAGCCCCCTGCAAATCTTCTTCAACGTCACTCTACGGATGATGACTCCCAGTTTGGTGGTCGCAACATTATTTGCCTTCCTTATCTCATGGAGTCAATACCTGCTTACCCTGCTCATCGGCGGCGGGAAAATTATTACCCTGCCCATTTTGTTATTCGCCGCCGCCTCGGGCGGTAATCCATCCACGATCGGGATTCAATCCCTGTTATTCGTCCTGCCGCCTGTGCTGGTCATTGCCTTCACCGCGCGCGAGTTGATGCGACACGGGAATGAGATTCGGGAGCAGTATTAG
- a CDS encoding ABC transporter permease subunit has translation MLNKIQKNPYTALAPALTLILVMLGASLLYAIAESLGFISVIGQSDVSFRAYRAALAADSEFWVSLAFSLWVSITATLLASAFALLVAVWLNNHRTQSDTLALNWNLAFPHLVFATALLLFLSQSGLLARWAAALSLITATDQFPVLVRDRYGIGIILHYIGKEIPFLALIVLAVLRSQPIGYDVVAQNLGANFWQRLRHITIPQVAPALLSGSLLVFGFIFSSYEVPAILGVGYPRALPVLALRFFLDPDLRARSEGMVLSLIITVIVMLVAVVSLRLEKK, from the coding sequence GTGCTTAACAAGATTCAAAAAAATCCCTACACCGCCCTCGCCCCAGCATTGACACTCATCCTCGTCATGCTGGGCGCGAGTCTTTTGTATGCTATTGCAGAAAGTCTCGGCTTTATCAGCGTCATCGGTCAAAGCGACGTTTCCTTCCGCGCTTATCGCGCCGCCCTCGCCGCCGACTCGGAGTTTTGGGTGTCGCTCGCATTTTCGTTGTGGGTCAGCATCACAGCAACCCTGCTTGCATCGGCATTTGCATTGCTCGTCGCCGTCTGGCTCAACAATCACCGCACGCAATCAGACACCCTCGCCCTCAACTGGAATCTCGCTTTCCCTCATCTCGTCTTTGCCACCGCGCTCCTGCTCTTCCTCTCTCAAAGCGGGCTTCTTGCCCGTTGGGCGGCGGCGCTCAGTCTCATTACCGCCACGGACCAGTTTCCCGTCCTCGTGCGTGACCGTTACGGCATTGGCATTATCCTGCATTACATCGGCAAAGAGATTCCCTTCCTTGCGCTCATCGTCCTTGCCGTTCTGCGCTCCCAGCCCATCGGTTACGATGTCGTCGCGCAAAATCTCGGCGCGAACTTTTGGCAGCGACTGCGCCACATCACCATTCCACAAGTGGCGCCTGCCTTGCTCTCTGGCTCCCTGCTTGTTTTTGGATTTATCTTCAGCAGTTACGAAGTTCCAGCCATTTTGGGAGTCGGCTACCCGCGAGCGTTACCTGTCCTCGCCCTGCGCTTCTTCCTTGACCCAGACCTGCGTGCCCGCTCCGAAGGCATGGTCCTCAGCCTGATTATTACCGTCATCGTCATGCTCGTGGCAGTGGTGAGTTTGAGGTTGGAGAAGAAATAA
- a CDS encoding DM13 domain-containing protein — MRRKNSSPWGYLGIVIVLGIVVAFGWWFFSPAFIDKAVSEPLPTSVVEVSGTPSEAETNPTVEAVEPQAPVENPPVVVADQVLSRGSFYNLAHLSSGEAAVYQLADSTRILRLQNFSVDNGPDLYVYLVPVDPVPNASGSEIPGYYSLGRLKGNIGDQNYELPADLDLSQYKSVVIWCQAFAVPFAAAPLNPP, encoded by the coding sequence ATGCGCCGAAAAAATAGTTCACCCTGGGGTTATCTTGGTATCGTTATTGTCCTGGGGATTGTAGTTGCGTTTGGTTGGTGGTTCTTCTCTCCAGCTTTTATTGATAAAGCGGTCAGCGAACCGTTGCCTACTTCTGTCGTCGAAGTCAGTGGGACGCCATCCGAAGCAGAGACCAACCCCACCGTCGAGGCTGTCGAGCCGCAAGCGCCCGTTGAAAATCCGCCTGTGGTTGTGGCGGATCAGGTCTTGTCGCGTGGTTCCTTCTATAACCTTGCGCACTTAAGTTCAGGTGAAGCGGCTGTCTATCAACTGGCAGATAGTACCCGAATTTTGCGTTTGCAAAACTTCTCCGTTGATAACGGACCCGATCTGTACGTCTACCTCGTACCCGTTGACCCCGTGCCCAATGCTTCGGGCAGTGAAATCCCAGGCTATTACAGCCTGGGCAGGTTGAAAGGCAACATCGGCGACCAAAATTATGAACTCCCCGCCGACCTTGACCTGAGTCAATACAAGTCTGTGGTGATCTGGTGTCAGGCGTTTGCTGTCCCCTTTGCCGCTGCGCCATTGAATCCCCCGTGA
- a CDS encoding ABC transporter substrate-binding protein produces MKKIIFLMTILALLLAACASPAPSSSEFDLNDWDSVLAAAKGQTVNWYIWGGSDSINAYVDNFYGKALKKRYDITLNRVPLADTADAVNQVLSEKQAGIDPGSVDLIWINGENFFTLKQADMLYKDWAQKIPNAALVDWENPAINLDFGNPVDNQESPWSSAQLQFVYDSARTNEQDLPRSYAELKEWACANPGRFTYIAPGPGGFLGTRFAKGALYELSGDAKQWLTFDQALWDRHSPALWDYFNEMKPCLWRGGETYPKDESELVNLFANNEVDLSLTQDITGAGRWIADGRMPETARAFVFDNYMIGDFNYVAIPLNAPNKAAALVLANLLLEPEFQAAQILPENGFGLGYAIDVTRVTDPAALSALETAASKLGDAATPASDLAKSLVGDSAAEYQGLLEQDWLTFVLQK; encoded by the coding sequence ATGAAGAAAATAATCTTTTTGATGACCATCCTTGCTCTGTTGCTCGCCGCTTGTGCTTCACCTGCACCATCGTCATCAGAATTCGACCTCAACGATTGGGATAGCGTGCTCGCCGCCGCCAAAGGGCAGACCGTCAACTGGTACATCTGGGGCGGGTCGGACAGCATCAACGCCTACGTGGATAACTTCTACGGCAAAGCCTTGAAGAAACGCTACGACATCACACTCAACCGTGTCCCGCTCGCCGATACGGCGGATGCGGTCAATCAGGTCTTGAGCGAAAAGCAGGCTGGCATCGACCCTGGCTCAGTGGACTTGATCTGGATCAACGGCGAGAACTTCTTCACGCTCAAACAAGCCGACATGCTCTACAAGGATTGGGCGCAGAAAATTCCCAACGCGGCACTGGTGGACTGGGAAAACCCCGCCATCAATCTTGACTTCGGTAATCCTGTGGATAATCAGGAAAGCCCGTGGTCTTCGGCGCAGTTGCAATTCGTTTACGATTCTGCCCGCACGAATGAACAAGACCTGCCGCGTTCGTACGCCGAACTCAAAGAGTGGGCGTGCGCCAATCCTGGTCGCTTCACCTATATCGCGCCCGGACCTGGCGGGTTCCTTGGTACCCGTTTTGCCAAAGGCGCGCTCTATGAACTCAGTGGCGATGCGAAGCAATGGCTCACGTTCGATCAAGCCCTGTGGGATCGACACTCCCCCGCGTTGTGGGATTACTTCAATGAGATGAAGCCCTGTTTGTGGCGGGGCGGTGAGACCTACCCCAAAGACGAATCCGAACTCGTCAACCTTTTCGCCAACAACGAAGTGGATCTCAGCCTGACTCAAGATATCACGGGCGCAGGTCGCTGGATCGCCGATGGTCGCATGCCTGAAACCGCGCGCGCCTTCGTCTTCGATAACTACATGATCGGCGATTTCAACTATGTCGCCATTCCGCTCAACGCGCCCAACAAAGCCGCCGCGCTCGTGTTGGCAAATCTCCTGCTCGAACCCGAATTCCAAGCCGCGCAGATTCTCCCCGAAAATGGATTCGGACTCGGCTACGCCATTGACGTGACCCGCGTGACGGACCCTGCGGCTCTTTCCGCGCTCGAAACTGCCGCTTCCAAATTGGGCGACGCCGCCACCCCAGCCTCAGACCTTGCCAAATCACTCGTCGGTGACTCTGCCGCCGAATACCAGGGCTTGCTCGAGCAGGATTGGCTGACGTTTGTTTTGCAGAAATAA